Proteins from one Anopheles nili chromosome 2, idAnoNiliSN_F5_01, whole genome shotgun sequence genomic window:
- the LOC128720818 gene encoding aspartate aminotransferase, cytoplasmic, which produces MSFFASVELGPPVEVFALNKACIEDPNPNKVNLGVGAYRTNEGKPWILPVVKKAEAAIIADGSLNHEYLPVLGMDNITNAATTLLLGEDNCALKDKRAFGVQCLSGTGALRLGAEFLVRILNRTTFYYSDPTWENHHKVFTYAGFTEPRTYRYWHQDTRAIDFAGMLEDLGNAPEGAVVILHACAHNPTGIDPTEDQWKQIADLCEKRKLFPFFDSAYQGFASGDPNKDAFAVRYFVSRGFELFCSQSFAKNFGLYNERIGNLTVVQKDPSTSAAVASQLTLLVRGMYSNPPAFGSRIVSRVLTDKDLRNEWMECIKTMSSRIITMRKALYDELIALKTPGTWEHITNQIGMFSYTGLNEKQVQILIKEFSIYLLKTGRISMCGLNEGNVAYVAKAIHAAVTRE; this is translated from the exons ATGAGCTTTTTCGCATCCGTCGAATTGGGACCCCCCGTGGAAGTGTTTGCCCTGAATAAGGCTTGCATCGAAGACCCCAATCCTAACAAGGTTAACCTTGGCGTTGGAG CTTACCGCACGAACGAAGGAAAGCCATGGATCCTGCCGGTGGTGAAAAAGGCTGAGGCGGCTATCATCGCGGATGGATCGCTGAACCACGAATATCTACCAGTTCTCGGAATGGACAACATTACGAACGCCGCCACCACGCTTCTGTTGGGTGAAGATAATTGCGCACTTAAGGACAAGCGTGCCTTCGGTGTGCAGTGCCTTTCCGGCACCGGAGCACTGCGGCTTGGGGCCGAGTTTCTTGTGCGGATTCTCAACCGTACCACGTTCTACTACTCCGATCCGACGTGGGAAAATCATCACAAAGTTTTTACGTACGCCGGGTTCACGGAACCGCGCACGTACAGGTACTGGCACCAGGACACTCGTGCCATTGACTTCGCGGGCATGCTGGAGGACCTCGGCAATGCACCGGAGGGAGCCGTGGTGATTCTGCACGCTTGTGCCCACAACCCGACCGGCATCGATCCTACCGAGGATCAATGGAAGCAGATTGCGGACCTGTGCGAAAAGCGGAAGCTTTTCCCGTTCTTCGACTCGGCTTACCAGGGCTTCGCCAGCGGCGACCCGAACAAGGACGCCTTCGCCGTTCGGTACTTCGTCAGCCGTGGATTTGAGCTGTTCTGTTCGCAAAGCTTCGCCAAAAACTTTGGCCTCTACA ACGAGCGTATCGGAAATTTGACGGTGGTCCAAAAGGATCCTAGCACTAGCGCCGCGGTCGCTTCGCAGCTTACGCTGTTGGTTCGTGGTATGTACTCGAACCCACCGGCATTTGGTAGCCGGATCGTGAGCCGCGTACTGACCGATAAGGATCTCCGCAACGAGTGGATGGAGTGCATCAAGACTATGAGCTCGCGAATCATTACAATGCGGAAGGCCCTTTACGATGAGCTCATCGCCCTCAAGACTCCGGGTACATGGGAACACATTACCAATCAAATTGGTATGTTCTCGTACACGGGTCTCAATG AGAAACAAGTACAAATTTTAATAAAGGAGTTTAGCATCTACTTGCTGAAAACGGGACGTATCAGCATGTGCGGACTAAACGAGGGCAATGTGGCGTACGTTGCGAAGGCCATCCATGCAGCGGTCACCAGGGAATAG